The Kribbella shirazensis genomic interval CTTGTCGACGATCTCGGCGAGCTCGTCCTTGACGATCCCGCGCTGCCGCACCGGGTTCGCCAGGATGTCCTCGAGGTCGGCGATGATCGTCTCGAGCTCCTGCAACCGCTCGATGATCTTCTGCCGCTCCAGAGCTGCCAGCCGGCGCAGCTGCATGTCCAGGATCGCCTGCGCCTGGATCTCGTCGATGTCGAGCAGCTGCATCAACCCGGTCCGCGCGTCGTCCACGTCGGGGCTGCGCCGGATCAGCGCGATCACCTCGTCGAGGGCGTCCAGCGCCTTCACGTACCCGCGGTAGATGTGCGCGTTCTTCTCCGCCTCACGCAGGCGGAAGCGGGTCCGCCGCTGGATGACCTCGATCTGGTGGTCGATCCAGTGGCTGATGAACAGGTCCACCGACAGCGTGCGCGGTACGCCGTCGACGAGCGCCAGCATGTTGCACCCGAAGGTGTCCTGCAGCGGGGTGTGCTTGTAGAGGTTGTTCAGGACGACGCGCGGCTGGGCGTCCCGCTTCAGCACGATGACGAGCCGCTGACCGGTCCGGGACGAGCTGTCGTCGCGGATGTCGGCGATGCCGCTCATCTTGCCGGTGTTCACCAGCTCGGCGATCTTCAGCGCCAGGTTGTCCGGGTTGACCATGTAGGGCAGCTCGGTGATCACCAGGCTGGTCCGGCCCTTGGCGTCTTCCTCGATGTCGACCACCGCGCGCATCGTGACCGAGCCGCGACCGGTGCGGTAGGCGTCGTCGATGCCCTTGTACCCGACGATCAGCGCGCCGTTCGGGAAGTCCGGACCCTTGATGTGCTGCAGGCAGGCGTCCAGCAGCTCCTCCCGGGTCGCCTCCGGGTTCTCCAGCGCCCAGTTCACCGCGCCGGCGACCTCGCGCAGGTTGTGCGGCGGGATGTTCGTCGCCATGCCGACCGCGATACCGGACGAGCCGTTCACGAGCAGGTTCGGGAAGCGGGCCGGCAGGATCACCGGCTCCTGCGACTTGCCGTCGTAGTTCGGCCGGAAGTCGACCGTCTCCTGGTCGATGTCGCGGACCATCTCCATCGCCAGCGGCGCCATCCGGCACTCGGTGTACCGCATCGCGGCCGCCGGGTCGTTACCGGGCGAACCGAAGTTGCCCTGGCCCTGGATCAGCGGCGCCCGCATCACCCACGGCTGCGCGAGCCGGACCAGGGTGTCGTAGATCGCCGAGTCACCGTGCGGGTGGTACTGACCCATGACGTCACCGACGACGCGGGAGCACTTGTTGAAACCACGGTCCGGCCGGTAGCCGCCGTCGTACATCGCGTAGAGGATCCGGCGGTGCACCGGCTTCAGGCCGTCGCGGACCTCGGGCAGCGCGCGGCCGACGATGACCGCCATCGCGTAGTCGAGGTACGACTGCTGCATCTCGGTCTGCAGGTCGAGCGGCTCGATCCGGTCGTGGCCCGGCGAGGTGGGGGTCTCGGTCATGAAAAAGTCGTCCCGTTCAAATCAGTACGTCGGTGTGTGGCGAGATCAGATGTCGAGGAAGCGGACGTCCTTGGCGTTGCGCTGGATGAAACTGCGCCGCGCCTCGATGTCGTCGCCCATCAGCGTCTGGAACGTCTCGTCGGCGCGGATCGCGTCGTCGAGGGTGATCTGCAGCAGGACCCGGTTGGCAGGGTCCATCGTGGTGTCCCACAGCTCGTTCGCGTTCATCTCGCCCAGACCCTTGTAGCGCTGGATCGGGTTCTCCTTGGGGAGCTTCTTGCCGGCCTCGGCGCCGGCCTCGAGCAGCCCGTCGCGCTCGCGGTCGGTGTAGGCCAGCTCGTGCGGCTGGTTGCTCCAGCGGATCTTGTACAGCGGCGGCTGGGCGGCGTACACGTGCCCACGCTCGATCAGCGGCCGCATGAAGCGGAACAGCAGGGTCAGCAGCAGGGTCCGGATGTGCTGGCCGTCGACGTCGGCGTCGGCCATGATCACGATCTTGTGGTACCGGAGCTTGTCCTCGTCGAAGTCCTCGTGGATGCCGGTACCGAGCGCGGAGATGATCGCCTGGACCTCGTTGTTCTGCAGGACCTTGTCGATCCGGGCCTTCTCGACGTTCAGGATCTTGCCCCGGATCGGCAGGATGGCCTGGAACTTCGGGTCCCGGCCGCCCTTCGCGGAGCCGCCCGCCGAGTCACCCTCGACGATGTAGACCTCGCACTCCTCCGGGTTGGTCGACTGGCAGTCGGCCAGCTTGCCGGGCAGGCCGCCGCCACCGAGCAGGCCCTTGCGGTTGCGGGCCAGGTCGCGGGCCTTGCGGGCCGCGATCCGGGCGCTCGCCGCGGCGCTCGCCTTGCGGACGATCTCGCGGCCCTCGGCCGGGTTCTGCTCGAACCAGGCGCCGAGCCTGTCGTTCACCACCCGCTGGACGAAACCCTTGACCTCGGTGTTGCCGAGCTTGGTCTTGGTCTGGCCCTCGAACTGCGGCTCGCCGAGCTTGACCGAGATGATCGCGGTCAGGCCCTCCCGGATGTCGTCACCGGTGAGCCGGTCCTCCTTCTTCTTGATCATCCCCTGGTCCTCGCCGAACGAGTTGACCAGTGAGGTCAGCGCGGCCCGGAAGCCTTCCTCGTGGGTGCCGCCCTCGTGGGTGTTGATCGCGTTCGCGAAGGTGTGCACGGACTCCTGGAACGAGCCGCTCCACTGCAGCGCGACCTCGAGGCTCATGCTGCCCTCGCCGTTCGCCGCGGCCTCGAACGAGATGACGTCGCGGTGCACGGTCTCGCGGATGCCGGTCAGGTACTTCACGTAGTCGACCAGGCCGTCGTCGTACTTGAACGACTGCTCGAGCGGCTTGCCGTCCTCGTCGAGGTGGTCCGGGCGCTCGTCGCGGATGACGAGCTCGAGCCCCTTGTTCAGGAACGCGTACTCGCGGAAGCGGGTGGCCAGCGTCTCGTACGAGTACGTCGTGGTCTCGAAGACGTCCGGGCTCGCCCAGAAGGTGATCGTGGTGCCGTGGCCCTCGGCCGGGCCGACCTCGGCCAGGTCCTCGTCCGGGACGCCGATCGTGAACGACTGCGTGTACTCCTTGCCGTTCTGCTTGACGTCGACCCGGAGCCGGCTGGACAGCGCGTTCACCACCGAGACGCCGACGCCGTGCAGACCGCCGGACACCTTGTACCCGCCGCCGCCGAACTTGCCGCCGGCGTGCAGGACGGTCAGTACGACGGTGACGGCCGGCTTGCCCTCGGACTCGACGATGCCGACCGGGATGCCCCGGCCGTTGTCCTCGACCCGGATGCCGCCGTCGGCGAGCATGGTCACGACGATCCGGTCGCAGTACCCGGCCATCGCCT includes:
- the gyrA gene encoding DNA gyrase subunit A, which gives rise to MTETPTSPGHDRIEPLDLQTEMQQSYLDYAMAVIVGRALPEVRDGLKPVHRRILYAMYDGGYRPDRGFNKCSRVVGDVMGQYHPHGDSAIYDTLVRLAQPWVMRAPLIQGQGNFGSPGNDPAAAMRYTECRMAPLAMEMVRDIDQETVDFRPNYDGKSQEPVILPARFPNLLVNGSSGIAVGMATNIPPHNLREVAGAVNWALENPEATREELLDACLQHIKGPDFPNGALIVGYKGIDDAYRTGRGSVTMRAVVDIEEDAKGRTSLVITELPYMVNPDNLALKIAELVNTGKMSGIADIRDDSSSRTGQRLVIVLKRDAQPRVVLNNLYKHTPLQDTFGCNMLALVDGVPRTLSVDLFISHWIDHQIEVIQRRTRFRLREAEKNAHIYRGYVKALDALDEVIALIRRSPDVDDARTGLMQLLDIDEIQAQAILDMQLRRLAALERQKIIERLQELETIIADLEDILANPVRQRGIVKDELAEIVDKYGDERRTEIIAADGDLSVQDLVPDEDVVVTITRGGYAKRTKTDLYRTQNRGGKGVRGAQLRAEDEISHFFATTNHHWMLFFTTKGRVYRAKVWQLPESARDAKGSHVAGLLSFQPDEEIAQVLTLRDYDQADYLVLATKRGLVKKTALRDYDSARQSGIIAVNFREEDDELIGADLATAEDDLLLVSRKGQSIRFTANDEQLRPMGRATSGVTGMKFRSGDELLSMSVIRAGADEDTQFVFTVTDAGYAKRSRVSEYRQQGRGGLGIKAVKLNDERGSLVGAIIVVDEDQVLAIKASGQVVRSRVDSVPVKGRDTMGVRFAGVGESDAVVAIARNTDLTVLAAEDESEASEAGTVAEGAQNVDGSTTESTSESVQNDDQRSTDVDGAATVEDDEAGQEGD
- the gyrB gene encoding DNA topoisomerase (ATP-hydrolyzing) subunit B → MPRERGVRGGQPPVTDEPIEIDANQSADPIGPSDTAEPDLVEVPSTLVEREYDASAIQVLEGLDAVRKRPGMYIGSTGERGLHHLVTEVVDNAVDEAMAGYCDRIVVTMLADGGIRVEDNGRGIPVGIVESEGKPAVTVVLTVLHAGGKFGGGGYKVSGGLHGVGVSVVNALSSRLRVDVKQNGKEYTQSFTIGVPDEDLAEVGPAEGHGTTITFWASPDVFETTTYSYETLATRFREYAFLNKGLELVIRDERPDHLDEDGKPLEQSFKYDDGLVDYVKYLTGIRETVHRDVISFEAAANGEGSMSLEVALQWSGSFQESVHTFANAINTHEGGTHEEGFRAALTSLVNSFGEDQGMIKKKEDRLTGDDIREGLTAIISVKLGEPQFEGQTKTKLGNTEVKGFVQRVVNDRLGAWFEQNPAEGREIVRKASAAASARIAARKARDLARNRKGLLGGGGLPGKLADCQSTNPEECEVYIVEGDSAGGSAKGGRDPKFQAILPIRGKILNVEKARIDKVLQNNEVQAIISALGTGIHEDFDEDKLRYHKIVIMADADVDGQHIRTLLLTLLFRFMRPLIERGHVYAAQPPLYKIRWSNQPHELAYTDRERDGLLEAGAEAGKKLPKENPIQRYKGLGEMNANELWDTTMDPANRVLLQITLDDAIRADETFQTLMGDDIEARRSFIQRNAKDVRFLDI